The following proteins are encoded in a genomic region of Flammeovirga pectinis:
- a CDS encoding CusA/CzcA family heavy metal efflux RND transporter, whose product MINKIISFSINNKLFIGIFIIAWLCGGIWSIMNVPVDAVPDITNNQVQVITQAPSLGTEEIEQFITYPVELAMSNLPEVKEIRSVSRSGLSLVTIVFSDEIGTYLPRQLVQEKLAEVKEKIPKGFGEPFIGPISTGLGEIYQYTLDVAPEYRNQYSLADLRTVQDWIVRRQMAMVPGVVEVNAFGGYIKEYEVAVRPDVLKSMGISLSQVFDALELNNQNSGAAYIEKNHKANFIRGEGLARSLEDIENILVENQNGIPIKIRDIAKVHFGHAVRYGALTKEGQGEAVGGMILMLKGANSSDVIQAVQDRVALIQKSLPEGVQIKEFLARNKLIKKTTTTVRNNLIEGALIVIFILVLLLGNWRGGLVVASTIPLSLLFAFMMMYQFDVWANLMSLGAIDFGIIVDGAVIIVEATVFMLHKQIVGKTMLTQQERDETTYKASSKMMNSAFFGQLIILIVFAPILTLEGVEGKMFIPMALTFMFAMVGVMILCLTYVPMVSSLFIKVKPSTKLHVGDKIVRAIENFYAPILQSALNHGKAIIAVSLITLGGAIYIFSTLGGEFMTQLDEGDIAYHVIMKPGSSLDETIKATTQIEKIMKDNFPEIEQVMSRIGVAEVPTDPMPMDVADCLVILKPKDEWTSATTKEELIDKIKEKISIVPGVNYEFTQPIEMRFNELISGVREDIAIKLFGEDLDILANKAEQIAKIINNVEGIGDMKVEATAGLPQISVKYKRQKLAQYGLSINELNVLIQTAFAGRSAGMIFEGEKRFDLVVRLDKQERESIEDLRELYVTIPNGNQIPLYLVADIDYELGPMQISRDNTQRRTYVGVNVRGRDIESVVEDIKTKLDVELDLPAGYFIRYGGQFENLERATKKLKIVVPVALASIFFLLFLALRSWKETIMINMAIPFATIGGIFGLWIRGMPFSISAGVGFVVLFGVAVLNGLVLIEGWKELKDEGVTDIKERIIMGAKRRIRPILLTALTDILGFLPMAISTSAGAEVQQPLATVVIGGMITSTLLTLIVIPILYQMIEKRNKLSVSPTVVLLVGGLIASFFIVPTAVQAQETPQNVISTLEEAIQLGVQQNGQIKIASADIEVQEQGKRAAIDINKTRITAQYGQYNSFNNDLAFEIYQTIDFPTVYSKQKSLAKEKVSGSEIKLVMTQNEIKKEIRAAWYELSYLVERQELLLFQDSLYQRFLHAATLRYETQATNFLEKASAETQVMQLQNDLFLLSSDIQIQQNTLRVLLQDTVGYVFAPKLLEKRKVEFTRSVEEVTNNPLLAYAQKQIDIANAEKKVASAEMLPGLNVGYFNNSMIGSATSDGGIATSSDRFQGVSFGVAIPLFYGSSKAKVNTAKLKAQMAQISAEQYKIQLEGQYTRLGQQILQLTGSLEYYETKALPQVERVIDNAQKSFENGAINYVEYFQNVNQSLELKYKYLTTLNNYNQAIIQLEYVVGN is encoded by the coding sequence ATGATTAATAAAATCATATCATTTTCAATAAATAATAAGCTGTTTATTGGAATATTTATCATTGCATGGTTATGTGGTGGTATTTGGAGCATAATGAATGTTCCCGTAGATGCTGTACCAGATATTACAAATAATCAGGTACAAGTAATTACACAAGCCCCAAGTTTGGGTACAGAAGAAATAGAACAATTTATTACCTACCCTGTAGAATTGGCCATGTCTAATTTACCAGAGGTAAAAGAAATCAGATCGGTAAGTAGATCAGGTTTGTCTTTGGTTACCATTGTTTTTTCTGATGAAATAGGTACCTATCTACCTCGACAATTAGTACAAGAAAAATTGGCAGAGGTAAAAGAGAAAATTCCAAAAGGTTTTGGAGAACCTTTTATTGGTCCGATTAGTACAGGCTTAGGAGAAATTTACCAATATACTTTAGATGTAGCTCCAGAGTACAGAAATCAGTATTCTTTAGCAGATCTTAGAACAGTTCAAGATTGGATAGTACGCCGTCAGATGGCCATGGTTCCTGGTGTAGTAGAAGTAAATGCATTTGGTGGGTACATCAAAGAATATGAAGTAGCAGTTAGACCAGATGTTTTAAAATCTATGGGTATTTCGCTATCTCAAGTATTTGATGCTTTGGAACTAAATAACCAAAACTCGGGTGCTGCATACATAGAGAAAAACCACAAAGCCAACTTTATTAGAGGCGAAGGGTTAGCAAGGTCTTTAGAAGATATCGAAAATATCTTGGTCGAAAATCAAAATGGTATCCCGATTAAAATTAGAGACATCGCCAAAGTTCATTTTGGACATGCTGTAAGATATGGTGCACTTACTAAAGAAGGACAAGGGGAAGCTGTTGGTGGTATGATTTTGATGTTAAAAGGTGCTAACTCAAGTGATGTAATTCAAGCAGTACAAGATAGAGTTGCTCTTATTCAAAAATCATTGCCAGAAGGTGTTCAAATAAAAGAGTTCTTAGCAAGAAATAAATTAATTAAAAAGACAACCACAACAGTTAGAAATAATCTAATTGAGGGTGCTTTGATTGTTATTTTTATTCTAGTACTCTTACTTGGTAACTGGAGAGGTGGTTTGGTTGTAGCCTCTACAATTCCGTTATCTCTATTATTTGCCTTTATGATGATGTACCAATTTGATGTATGGGCAAACCTAATGAGTTTAGGCGCCATTGATTTTGGTATTATTGTAGATGGTGCTGTTATTATAGTCGAGGCAACGGTATTTATGCTACATAAACAGATTGTAGGTAAAACAATGCTGACTCAGCAAGAACGTGACGAAACAACGTACAAGGCATCAAGTAAAATGATGAATTCCGCATTTTTTGGTCAGTTGATAATTCTTATCGTTTTTGCTCCAATATTAACATTAGAAGGTGTAGAAGGTAAAATGTTTATTCCAATGGCACTTACATTTATGTTTGCCATGGTTGGGGTAATGATTTTATGTTTAACGTATGTACCAATGGTATCTTCGTTATTTATTAAGGTAAAACCATCTACTAAATTACATGTAGGCGATAAGATTGTGAGAGCAATAGAGAATTTTTATGCGCCAATATTACAGTCAGCATTAAACCACGGGAAAGCAATCATAGCAGTATCATTAATTACGTTAGGGGGTGCTATTTATATTTTCTCAACGCTTGGTGGCGAATTTATGACACAACTAGACGAAGGAGACATAGCTTACCATGTAATTATGAAACCGGGCTCTTCTTTAGACGAAACGATAAAAGCAACTACTCAGATTGAGAAAATTATGAAAGATAATTTTCCAGAGATTGAGCAAGTAATGAGTAGAATAGGGGTTGCAGAAGTCCCTACAGACCCAATGCCAATGGATGTTGCAGATTGTTTAGTGATCTTAAAACCTAAAGATGAGTGGACTTCTGCTACTACAAAAGAAGAATTGATTGATAAAATCAAAGAAAAAATATCTATTGTACCTGGCGTAAATTATGAGTTTACACAACCTATTGAAATGCGTTTTAATGAACTTATTTCGGGTGTAAGAGAAGATATTGCCATCAAATTATTTGGTGAAGATCTTGATATTTTAGCCAATAAGGCAGAGCAGATAGCAAAAATAATAAATAATGTAGAAGGTATTGGAGATATGAAGGTGGAAGCAACTGCTGGATTACCACAAATATCTGTAAAATATAAACGTCAGAAATTAGCACAATATGGTCTTTCTATCAATGAATTAAACGTACTAATTCAAACCGCTTTTGCAGGTAGATCTGCTGGGATGATTTTTGAAGGTGAAAAAAGATTTGATTTAGTGGTACGTCTAGATAAACAAGAGCGCGAAAGTATAGAAGATCTTAGAGAGCTGTATGTAACAATACCTAATGGAAACCAGATTCCATTGTATTTAGTGGCTGATATAGATTACGAGCTTGGCCCAATGCAAATCAGTAGAGACAATACACAACGTAGAACGTATGTTGGAGTTAATGTTAGAGGCAGAGATATAGAATCTGTGGTAGAGGATATAAAAACAAAATTAGATGTAGAATTAGACCTTCCCGCTGGATACTTTATCCGTTATGGTGGTCAATTTGAAAACTTAGAAAGAGCAACTAAAAAATTAAAAATTGTTGTTCCTGTAGCCTTAGCATCTATCTTTTTCCTTTTATTCTTAGCATTAAGGTCTTGGAAAGAAACAATAATGATAAATATGGCAATTCCTTTTGCTACCATAGGTGGTATTTTTGGATTGTGGATAAGAGGTATGCCTTTTAGTATTTCTGCAGGTGTTGGCTTTGTGGTATTATTTGGTGTAGCTGTTCTAAATGGTCTAGTACTTATTGAAGGATGGAAAGAACTGAAAGACGAAGGAGTAACAGATATTAAAGAAAGAATTATAATGGGTGCAAAAAGAAGAATTCGCCCTATTTTATTGACAGCTTTAACAGATATTCTTGGCTTTTTACCAATGGCAATTTCTACATCGGCAGGGGCAGAAGTACAACAGCCGTTAGCTACAGTTGTTATTGGTGGTATGATAACATCAACATTGCTAACATTAATCGTTATTCCAATTTTATATCAAATGATAGAAAAAAGAAACAAATTAAGCGTTAGCCCAACAGTAGTGTTATTGGTTGGCGGTTTAATTGCTAGCTTTTTTATAGTTCCAACGGCTGTTCAAGCTCAAGAAACACCTCAAAATGTTATATCAACTTTAGAAGAAGCAATTCAATTAGGTGTTCAGCAAAATGGACAAATAAAAATTGCATCTGCTGATATAGAAGTTCAAGAACAGGGCAAAAGGGCTGCTATTGATATTAATAAGACAAGAATTACGGCGCAATATGGGCAGTACAACAGTTTTAATAATGATTTAGCTTTTGAAATTTATCAGACTATTGATTTTCCTACGGTGTATTCTAAACAAAAAAGTCTTGCTAAAGAAAAGGTATCTGGAAGTGAGATTAAGCTGGTAATGACGCAGAACGAAATTAAAAAAGAAATCCGTGCTGCATGGTATGAGTTGAGTTACCTCGTGGAAAGACAAGAATTATTACTATTTCAGGATAGTCTTTATCAAAGGTTTTTACATGCTGCAACTTTAAGATACGAAACGCAAGCAACTAATTTCTTAGAGAAAGCATCTGCCGAAACTCAGGTAATGCAACTTCAGAATGATTTGTTTTTGTTATCGTCTGATATTCAAATTCAGCAAAATACTTTAAGGGTATTACTCCAAGATACCGTTGGGTATGTGTTTGCTCCAAAATTACTAGAAAAAAGAAAAGTGGAGTTTACTAGGAGTGTAGAAGAGGTAACAAATAATCCACTTTTGGCCTATGCTCAAAAACAAATTGACATTGCAAATGCAGAAAAGAAAGTAGCTTCTGCAGAAATGTTACCAGGTTTAAATGTCGGTTATTTTAATAATTCTATGATTGGGTCAGCTACTTCAGATGGTGGAATTGCCACGTCATCAGATCGTTTTCAAGGTGTTTCTTTTGGTGTAGCTATCCCATTATTTTATGGGTCTAGTAAAGCCAAAGTAAATACCGCCAAGTTAAAAGCTCAAATGGCTCAGATAAGTGCAGAGCAGTACAAAATTCAATTAGAAGGACAGTACACTCGCCTTGGTCAGCAAATTTTGCAATTAACAGGGAGTTTAGAATACTACGAAACAAAGGCCTTACCACAAGTAGAACGAGTAATTGATAATGCTCAGAAAAGTTTCGAAAATGGAGCAATTAACTATGTGGAGTATTTTCAGAATGTGAATCAAAGTTTGGAGCTGAAATACAAATACCTTACTACATTAAATAATTACAATCAGGCAATTATTCAGTTAGAATACGTAGTGGGTAATTAA
- a CDS encoding sigma-70 family RNA polymerase sigma factor, translating into MNTQLQTDQLTEWVHLYSDDLFRWAVQKTNKVDVAEDLIQETFISAHKAMTTFEGKSSPKTWLHAILRNKLMDYFRKQKRSYQSTTEEELNFFDVKKGTWNPENNPTTWHNVEENLLDNKDFTIALATCIEKLPDRWQQAIQSKYIQEKKADDICKELQITTSNYWQVIHRAKLNLRNCLENNWFKS; encoded by the coding sequence ATGAATACTCAATTACAAACAGACCAACTCACTGAATGGGTACATCTTTATTCGGATGATCTATTTAGATGGGCAGTGCAAAAAACAAATAAAGTTGATGTGGCTGAAGACCTCATTCAAGAGACCTTTATTTCTGCACACAAGGCTATGACGACTTTTGAAGGGAAGAGTTCTCCTAAAACATGGTTACATGCTATTTTACGAAATAAACTTATGGATTATTTCAGAAAACAAAAACGCTCTTACCAATCTACTACCGAAGAGGAATTAAACTTTTTTGATGTTAAAAAGGGTACTTGGAACCCTGAAAACAACCCAACAACTTGGCACAATGTAGAAGAGAATTTATTAGATAATAAAGATTTTACAATTGCATTGGCTACCTGTATAGAAAAACTACCTGATAGATGGCAACAGGCTATTCAATCAAAATATATTCAAGAAAAGAAGGCAGATGATATTTGTAAGGAATTACAAATCACAACGTCAAATTATTGGCAAGTGATTCATAGAGCAAAATTGAATTTAAGAAATTGCTTAGAGAATAATTGGTTTAAATCTTAA
- a CDS encoding efflux RND transporter periplasmic adaptor subunit produces the protein MKKTVYIFSLLVFFLSSCGTESSEDEHGHHGHEEHGGHEEHGDHGEEVHLSMLQYKSMDMEVGKMPTMHIGDYVLTNGTLEVPPQNEAAVTAVIGANVISIKVIEGEKIRKGQVLAYLNHPNLIRLQTDYTSKWNQLKFMEEDYKRQKKLFDENVGSGREYQKSSATYYAMRGDVKGLEAQLKMLRLNLKRIQEGHIYENVPVVSPLSGYIKLVEVKTGQYVDPQKALFEVINLDDIHVDLMVYEKDIAKVKVGQNVYFKTEIKPDVPMRAKIFNIGKSFENDPKAIHLHADIIDQKEELLPGTYVRGKIMVSDQLSLALPEEALVQEGDKMFFFTAEIEGNEWSFKPQEVIVGTKDNGFAQVKLLKELNPEAKVALNNAYYLIAEMKKSEAEHVH, from the coding sequence ATGAAAAAGACAGTATATATATTCAGTTTATTGGTTTTCTTCCTTTCATCTTGTGGTACAGAATCATCAGAAGATGAACATGGGCATCATGGACATGAGGAGCATGGCGGACACGAAGAACATGGTGATCATGGAGAAGAAGTTCACCTTTCTATGTTGCAATACAAAAGTATGGATATGGAAGTTGGTAAAATGCCAACAATGCATATTGGAGACTATGTTTTAACGAACGGTACATTAGAAGTTCCCCCTCAGAATGAAGCGGCAGTAACTGCTGTTATTGGTGCAAACGTAATAAGTATTAAAGTTATTGAAGGGGAAAAGATTAGAAAAGGACAAGTTTTAGCCTATCTAAACCATCCTAATTTGATAAGACTTCAGACGGATTATACAAGTAAATGGAATCAGTTGAAGTTTATGGAAGAAGATTACAAGCGTCAGAAAAAATTATTTGATGAAAATGTAGGTTCTGGAAGAGAGTATCAAAAATCTTCTGCTACTTATTATGCAATGCGTGGTGATGTGAAAGGTTTGGAAGCACAATTAAAAATGTTACGCCTTAATTTAAAGAGAATTCAAGAAGGACATATTTACGAGAATGTTCCCGTTGTGAGTCCTTTAAGTGGGTACATCAAATTGGTGGAGGTGAAAACAGGACAATATGTTGATCCTCAAAAAGCACTTTTCGAAGTGATTAATTTAGATGATATCCATGTAGACTTAATGGTTTATGAAAAAGATATAGCAAAGGTTAAAGTTGGACAGAATGTGTATTTCAAAACAGAAATAAAACCTGATGTACCAATGAGAGCAAAGATTTTTAATATTGGTAAATCTTTTGAGAATGATCCAAAAGCGATTCATTTACATGCAGATATTATCGACCAAAAAGAAGAGTTATTACCGGGTACTTATGTGAGAGGTAAAATAATGGTGAGTGACCAACTTTCATTGGCTTTACCAGAAGAAGCATTGGTACAAGAAGGCGATAAAATGTTTTTCTTTACGGCAGAAATAGAAGGCAATGAGTGGTCGTTTAAGCCTCAGGAAGTAATTGTAGGGACAAAAGATAACGGGTTTGCTCAAGTAAAGCTCTTAAAAGAGTTGAATCCAGAAGCAAAAGTAGCCCTTAATAATGCATATTATTTAATAGCAGAGATGAAAAAGTCTGAAGCTGAGCATGTGCATTAA
- a CDS encoding Crp/Fnr family transcriptional regulator, producing MNTLLNTLYSTESIEYIEKTFQRGEQILAAGDNEQYIYIILSGCVRVIYSTKEEEHTIRLGYKNSIIASLPAFFTNTPSLFSIETIRKSTVRFIKKETLSSIVNKSPELSIAYQKLLEDLVRQQVERELDLLTVSPAERIQRVIERSPQVFQEVPLKYIAYYLRMSPETLSRILSSKS from the coding sequence ATGAACACACTCTTAAATACCCTATACAGTACAGAAAGTATCGAATACATAGAAAAAACGTTTCAACGTGGAGAACAGATATTAGCTGCAGGTGATAATGAGCAATATATCTATATTATTTTAAGTGGTTGTGTTCGTGTAATTTATAGTACCAAAGAAGAAGAACACACTATTCGTTTGGGGTATAAAAACTCTATAATTGCTTCTCTCCCTGCCTTCTTTACAAACACTCCCTCTTTATTTTCTATAGAAACTATCCGTAAATCTACCGTTCGGTTTATAAAAAAAGAAACCCTATCAAGTATAGTAAACAAATCTCCAGAATTATCCATAGCTTATCAAAAACTTTTAGAAGATCTTGTAAGGCAACAAGTAGAAAGAGAATTAGACCTGCTTACAGTATCTCCTGCAGAACGTATACAACGTGTTATTGAAAGGAGTCCTCAGGTATTTCAAGAAGTGCCTTTAAAATACATTGCTTATTATTTACGGATGAGCCCTGAGACACTAAGTAGAATATTAAGTAGTAAATCTTAA
- a CDS encoding ABC transporter ATP-binding protein produces MSKQRISLKKVFKDIVWPRRNMLLIGLLLIIINRLCGLILPGASKYLIDDVVINKDYDLLKQLVGVVISAIFIQSATSFTLTRLLSVEAQRLISHLRADVQKHILSLPISYFDNTKSGELVSRIMSDVEGVRNLVGTGLVQLIGGTITAIISLVLLINISPSMTVFVLAPISIFGVISMKAFKYIRPIFRKRGKIKADVTGRLTESLNGVRIIKGFNAEEEENQIFQEGVDRLFKNVKKSLTTTAIITSSSTFLLGIATTGIMGIGGYKIMQGELTIGDFLAFTLYLGFMIAPIVQMSNIGSQLTEAFAGLDRTEEIMNIPSEDADENRVHKVPVAINGNITFDNVKFAYEDEKEVLHGISFEAKAGSITALVGSSGSGKTTIASLAASFLNPSSGKIHIDEQDLSTVFLNSYRKHLGVVLQDDFLFEGSIEDNIRFSNASASDEALQEAVNSAYVSEFTNRFDKGLGTIIGERGVKLSGGQRQRIAIARAILADPKIIILDEATSNLDTESEALIQESLAKLMKGRTTIVIAHRLSTIQQADQILVMDQGAIIERGTHDELLEKEGRYHQLYKYQARI; encoded by the coding sequence ATGTCAAAACAACGAATCTCCCTTAAAAAAGTATTTAAAGACATTGTCTGGCCAAGAAGAAATATGCTTCTTATTGGTTTGCTACTTATTATTATTAATAGGTTATGCGGTCTTATATTGCCTGGTGCAAGTAAATACTTAATAGATGATGTAGTTATTAATAAAGACTACGACCTACTTAAACAATTGGTAGGTGTAGTTATTTCTGCAATATTTATACAATCTGCTACTAGTTTCACTCTCACAAGGTTATTGAGTGTAGAAGCACAAAGACTCATATCGCATTTAAGAGCAGATGTTCAGAAACACATTCTTTCTTTACCGATTAGTTATTTTGATAACACAAAATCTGGAGAACTTGTATCAAGAATTATGAGTGATGTGGAAGGTGTCAGAAATTTGGTTGGTACAGGTTTAGTTCAGCTTATTGGCGGAACTATTACTGCAATTATCTCTTTGGTACTTTTGATAAATATTAGTCCCTCGATGACCGTATTTGTATTGGCTCCTATTTCAATATTTGGTGTTATATCCATGAAAGCCTTTAAATACATTCGTCCAATTTTTAGAAAAAGAGGAAAAATAAAAGCCGACGTAACAGGGCGTTTAACCGAATCTTTAAATGGTGTACGTATTATTAAAGGGTTTAATGCTGAAGAAGAAGAAAATCAGATTTTTCAAGAAGGTGTCGATCGTCTTTTTAAGAACGTAAAGAAAAGCCTTACAACAACCGCCATAATTACAAGTTCTAGTACATTTCTTTTAGGGATTGCTACCACTGGTATTATGGGTATTGGAGGATATAAAATAATGCAAGGAGAACTTACCATTGGTGATTTCTTAGCGTTTACTTTGTATCTCGGTTTTATGATTGCCCCTATTGTACAAATGAGCAATATTGGTAGTCAGCTGACAGAAGCTTTTGCAGGTTTGGATAGAACCGAAGAGATTATGAATATACCTAGTGAAGATGCCGACGAAAACCGTGTACATAAAGTACCTGTTGCTATTAACGGTAATATCACTTTTGATAATGTAAAATTCGCCTACGAAGATGAAAAAGAAGTACTACATGGAATTTCTTTTGAGGCTAAAGCAGGAAGTATTACTGCACTTGTTGGTTCTTCTGGATCTGGTAAAACGACTATTGCAAGTTTAGCCGCTTCCTTCTTAAATCCATCATCAGGAAAAATTCATATCGATGAACAGGACTTAAGTACAGTATTTTTAAACAGTTATAGAAAGCATTTAGGTGTAGTTTTACAAGATGACTTCTTATTTGAAGGTAGTATTGAAGATAATATCAGGTTCTCTAACGCTTCTGCTAGTGATGAAGCACTTCAAGAAGCTGTAAATAGTGCCTATGTTAGCGAGTTTACCAACCGATTTGATAAAGGTTTAGGTACAATTATTGGTGAAAGAGGCGTCAAATTATCTGGCGGACAAAGACAACGTATTGCTATTGCTAGAGCTATTCTTGCAGATCCTAAAATTATCATTCTTGATGAAGCAACGTCAAACCTTGATACAGAAAGTGAAGCTTTAATTCAAGAGTCACTTGCAAAGCTTATGAAAGGCAGAACTACCATAGTTATTGCCCATAGATTAAGTACAATTCAGCAAGCTGATCAAATTCTCGTAATGGATCAAGGAGCGATTATAGAGAGAGGTACTCACGATGAATTACTTGAAAAAGAAGGGCGTTATCATCAACTTTATAAATATCAAGCTAGAATATAA
- a CDS encoding DinB family protein — MKIAQNELIDKLIQQVQENLATTSTFLNLSTEELNTRLSADSWSILECMAHLNLYGDYYIEKINTDLISNSKPKKKDIYKGGWLGNYFTNLMAPVNKKIKNKMPSPKDKNTLGKKLDKNTLEIRIDQQLRIITLLENARNSDLEGMRVPITISKMIKLKLGDTFRFVIAHEHRHTLQSLNIIHALEVY; from the coding sequence ATGAAAATTGCTCAAAACGAATTAATCGATAAGTTAATTCAACAAGTTCAAGAAAACTTGGCCACTACTTCTACATTCCTAAACTTATCAACGGAGGAGTTAAATACAAGACTTAGTGCTGACTCTTGGAGTATCTTGGAATGTATGGCACATCTTAACCTCTATGGTGATTATTATATTGAAAAAATAAACACCGATTTAATCTCAAATAGTAAACCCAAGAAAAAGGATATCTATAAAGGAGGTTGGCTTGGTAACTACTTCACCAATTTGATGGCTCCTGTTAATAAGAAAATCAAAAATAAAATGCCCTCACCGAAAGATAAAAATACATTGGGCAAGAAATTAGACAAAAACACTTTAGAGATAAGAATTGATCAACAACTCAGAATAATTACACTATTAGAAAATGCTAGAAATTCTGATTTAGAAGGCATGAGAGTACCTATTACTATCTCTAAAATGATAAAACTTAAACTAGGTGATACCTTTAGATTTGTGATTGCACATGAGCATAGACACACTCTTCAGTCGCTCAACATTATACACGCTTTGGAGGTTTATTAA